One genomic window of Salvia miltiorrhiza cultivar Shanhuang (shh) chromosome 4, IMPLAD_Smil_shh, whole genome shotgun sequence includes the following:
- the LOC131023363 gene encoding cytochrome P450 71B20-like has product MTTVVIILLLILLASILFLLHRRTLQKPSHPPGPPLIGNLHQLDTSIYGNSPTALKLGSVPAIVVSSAEIGKEVLKTLTHDLSFCSRPKLLGQHRLGHLFRPLWRVVEADEEDLRRPSLERHDVGSNEHAHLQGRVWLSGMITRLDRVFKDLDDFFEERSSFMRTWIRDIFVAGAATIIWAMTALMKNTAAMKRLQKEISELVDDGRQVNEDDLPKLPYLKAVIKETLRLFPPVPLLLHRESMQDCNINGYAIPAKTLNAWAIARDPESWENPDMFVPLEFHYGCGRDEFRGDPFRGGQKRMPRNSDGAGHSGAPCSPLPLGIAAGNA; this is encoded by the exons atgaccACTGTTGTCATAATCCTACTACTAATtctgcttgcttcaatcctcttcctcctccataGAAGAACACTCCAAAAACCTTCTCATCCTCCTGGCCCCCCCTTGATCGGCAACCTCCACCAACTCGACACTTCTATCTATGGAAACTCACCTACGGCCCTCAAGCTCGGCTCCGTGCCCGCAATCGTGGTTTCATCAGCCGAAATCGGAAAGGAAGTGCTGAAAACGTTAACGCACGACCTCAGCTTCTGCAGCCGCCCCAAACTCCTCGGCCAGCACAGGCTTGGACATCTCTTTCGCCCCCTATGGCGAGTCGTGGAGGCAGATGAGGAAGATCTGCGTCGTCCATCTCTTGAGCGCCATGATGTTGGCTCTAACGAGCACGCTCATCTGCAGGGTCGCGTTTG GCTTTCTGGAATGATAACCAGACTTGATCGGGTTTTCAAAGATCTTGATGATTTCTTTGAGGAGAGGAGCTCATTCATGCGCACTTGGATCCGA GATATATTTGTGGCTGGAGCAGCAACAATAATTTGGGCCATGACAGCTCTGATGAAGAACACAGCAGCAATGAAGAGGTTGCAGAAGGAGATCAGTGAGTTAGTCGACGATGGAAGACAAGTAAACGAGGATGATCTGCCAAAGCTGCCTTATCTCAAGGCAGTAATCAAGGAGACATTGAGATTGTTTCCACCCGTGCCACTCCTACTGCATAGAGAATCAATGCAAGACTGCAACATAAACGGCTACGCCATTCCGGCCAAGACACTAAACGCGTGGGCGATTGCAAGAGATCCCGAGAGCTGGGAAAATCCAGATATGTTTGTGCCTCTTGAATTCCATTATGGATGTGGTAGGGACGAATTTCGAGGTGATCCCTTTCGGGGCGGGCAGAAGCGGATGCCCCGGAATAGCGATGGGGCTGGCCACAGTGGAGCTCCTTGTTCACCTCTTCCACTGGGAATTGCCGCCGGGAATGCCTAA